Proteins encoded in a region of the Apostichopus japonicus isolate 1M-3 chromosome 19, ASM3797524v1, whole genome shotgun sequence genome:
- the LOC139960024 gene encoding serine hydroxymethyltransferase-like, producing MSHTAVPEKKLKLAHVHEAKMSSNGKSNGEKDVWFGDQPLEQNDPVIYDLIRKEKQRQINGLELIASENFTSRAVLEALGSCMQNKYCEGYPGNRYYGGTEYYDELEIICQQRALEVYRLDPEKWGVNVQPYSGSPANFAVYTGVVGPHGRIMGLDLPDGGHLTHGFMTSKKKISATSIFFESMPYKVDPVSGLIDYDKLAETARLFHPKLVIAGISCYSRNLDYKRFREICDEHDAFLMADMAHVSGLVAADVVANPFEVCDIVTSTTHKSLRGPRAGMIFYRKGVRKVLKNGKEEMYELERAINDAVFPGLQGGPHMHAVAGLAVALKQALQPEFKDYGNKVIANARAMSKAFVEKGYSIATGGTDTHLLLLDLRPLGLDGARGEKVLEAASIVCNKNTCPGDKSAFKPGGLRFGTPALTSRNLTESDFVKVVEFIHRALEITKELKALSGPTLKEFKAALKTNAEVQPKITALREEVENFAKQFPLPGLDTM from the exons ATGAGCCATACAGCAGTCCCGGAGAAGAAACTTAAACTGGCACATGTTCACGAG GCCAAGATGTCGTCCAATGGCAAGTCAAATGGAGAGAAGGATGTTTGGTTCGGAGACCAACCTTTGGAGCAAAATGATCCGGTGATATATGACTTGATccgtaaagaaaaacaaagacagatTAACGGTTTAGAACTCATCGCTTCAGAGAACTTCACCAGCCGAGCTGTACTGGAGGCTCTTGGTTCATGCATGCAGAATAAATACTGCGAGGGATACCCCGGAAACAG ATACTATGGTGGTACCGAGTACTATGACGAACTGGAAATCATCTGCCAACAGAGGGCGCTAGAGGTTTACAGACTCGATCCAGAGAAATGGGGCGTCAACGTCCAACCCTACTCCGGTTCCCCGGCGAATTTCGCAGTCTACACAGGAGTGGTCGGACCACACGGCAGGATAATGGGTCTGGACTTACCGGACGGCGGTCATCTCACCCACGGTTTCATGACCAGCAAGAAAAAGATCTCAGCAACGTCGATATTCTTTGAATCAATGCCTTACAAAGTAGATCCAGTGTCTGGACTGATAGATTACGATAAATTAGCAGAGACGGCAAGACTGTTTCATCCCAAGTTGGTCATAGCAG GTATCAGCTGTTACTCCAGAAATTTAGACTACAAGCGTTTCAGAGAAATCTGCGACGAACACGATGCATTCCTGATGGCTGACATGGCCCACGTCAGTGGCTTGGTGGCAGCTGATGTTGTAGCCAACCCCTTTGAAGTCTGTGACATTGTTACCAGTACGACTCACAAGTCACTCAGGGGACCCAGAGCCGGCATGATATTTTATAGGAAAG GTGTGAGGAAAGTACTAAAGAATGGGAAGGAAGAGATGTATGAACTGGAGCGTGCCATCAACGATGCAGTATTCCCCGGTCTCCAAGGAGGTCCTCATATGCATGCTGTTGCAG GTCTGGCAGTAGCTCTGAAGCAGGCCCTGCAACCAGAATTCAAAGACTATGGTAATAAAGTTATCGCCAATGCTCGTGCCATGTCCAAAGCTTTCGTAGAAAAAGGTTATTCCATTGCCACAG GTGGCACTGACACTCATTTACTTCTacttgaccttcgacctctcGGCTTGGACGGTGCCAGGGGGGAGAAGGTTTTGGAAGCTGCGTCCATTGTTTGTAATAAGAACACTTGCCCGGGAGACAAGAGCGCTTTTAAACCAGGCGGCCTTAGGTTTGGGACACCAGCACTCACTTCTAGAAACTTGACAGAGAGTGACTTTGTGAAGGTTGTTGAATTTATTCATAGAG CCCTAGAAATCACGAAAGAGCTGAAAGCGTTGTCAGGGCCAACTCTGAAGGAGTTTAAGGCTGCCCTGAAAACCAACGCAGAGGTACAACCAAAGATTACAGCTCTCCGAGAAGAAGTTGAAAACTTTGCCAAGCAGTTTCCTCTTCCTGGTTTGGATActatgtaa